The genomic window GCATTCTTTTATGCCAAAGCCTGTGCACCGAgcaggagactgaggcccagaggggcaaAGTCAGTTTCTCTAGGTCCCGCAGCCAGACCCTGGGGCAGGGAACCAAATGCAGGCCACACGCATCCCGGCCGCTCACCTGAGGTTCTGCTGGAGCTTCTCGGTCCTAATGTACCAGCCGTGGAAGTTGCCTGGCAGGTGGAGGAGCAGAGCGTTAGGACAAGCACATTCTCCAGGACTGTCCCCTCCCCTCGGGCGCCGCCACCAGCACTCACCCAGAGTCtccaggggctgctgggtgggACCAGTAGGGGGTGCTGGCTCATAAATGTTGATGCCTGAAATGCACAAGGTGAGTGGAGCCTCGGGCAGGCTGAAATTGCctccagcgccccccccccccaccccgtcccaccCCTACCCGCCTCCACCggactccctccccccccccgagGGCTCCGCTGGAAGGGCAGGAATCTGTGCCAGACCGGACCTGCCTGGCAGCGACGTGTGAGTCAGAGCCTTGCCAGAGCCCTGAGAatgtccggggggggggggggcgggaagcgACGGTGCGGTgaagagggagggtggaaggaggagggCGTCCTGGTGTGACAGacagagggacggagagggaaagagaggcacgtagagaaagagacagaaatacaggcggagggaggcagggagaggtagAGATACGGGGTAAGACAAAGAGACACAAGGGGACATAGCAGGGGCAAATgatacagacagagacagagggccgTGCACGGTGGGACGAAGAGAGGCGCCAGGAGACGGAGAGGGGCACAATGACGGGAGAGCCGgggaaggatgcagagaaggcgagaagggcagagaaggagagacggaGGGCTGCGAGGGTGCCGCGCGCGGCGGAAGAGGCGGGGCCTCGGGGCCGGGTGCCCTGCGGCTCCCGCACCTTCGGGGTTGGGCGAGCGCAGCAGGTTGCGGTAGAGCGGCCGCCGCAGGAACAGCAGCTTCCAGGTGAGGCGGGGGGGCAGCTCCAGGCTCCCGCCGGGCGGCCCCCACTCCTCCAGCAGCAGCTGCCGGGCGTAGGCCTCCGACGGCTGCTCGGGCCGGGGGGACCCGGGGGACTCGGGGGGCGCGGGGGACGGCGGCGacggcggcgacggcggcgggggcggggacggCGGCTCCCGGGGGCTCTCGGGCTGGTCGGTGTCCATCCCGCTGCCGAGCGCGTGTGGGTCGCGCACCTGCTCGGTCTGTGGGCTCCGGGCGACTGTGCCGGGCTCGGCCGCGGGGCTCGGGGTTaactgggggcgggaggggcggggcgctCGGCGGGCATTTAAGAGACGGGTGTGTTGGGGGAAGGCCCTCGGTCCCAGGCCCTCCGCCCTCAGACTTAGGAGTCCGGGGCCCCAGTCCCCTGCCCCTTCAGACCAGGAGTCCGGGTCCTCTCCTCCGCCgggacccaggagtccaggcgCCCAGCCCCGCTTCAGTTTCCCAAGCCTCCTGCCGCAGTTTCCCCGGGGCCGGCCGAGGGCCCAGGCATTGGCCCTGGGAGAAGCGTGTGACAAAAGAGCTAATACCAGGGCTCCCCCGCCCTCATCAAGACCTGGCCTGGCGGGGTTCAGAGGTCACTTGAGGAagaccccctcctgcccccaccccgttcTCATCCAGAg from Panthera tigris isolate Pti1 chromosome E2, P.tigris_Pti1_mat1.1, whole genome shotgun sequence includes these protein-coding regions:
- the NCCRP1 gene encoding F-box only protein 50, with product MDTDQPESPREPPSPPPPPSPPSPPSPAPPESPGSPRPEQPSEAYARQLLLEEWGPPGGSLELPPRLTWKLLFLRRPLYRNLLRSPNPEGINIYEPAPPTGPTQQPLETLGNFHGWYIRTEKLQQNLSWTVKQQCVDLMAEGLWEELLDDEQPDITVMDWYEDSRLDTCVYELHVWLLAADRRTVIAQHHVAPRASGRGRPGCWIQVSHVFRQYGPGVRFVHFLHKTKNRMEPGGLRRTRVTDSSVSVQFRE